The following proteins come from a genomic window of Frankia casuarinae:
- a CDS encoding IS6 family transposase: MSEFAGFRFPPEVIVLAVRWYLRYALSYRDVEELLAERGLEVDHVTVYRWVRRFTPLLVDAARPCRHRPGDRWFVDETYVKVSGRWTYVYRAVDQHGQVIDVLASTHRDQAAARRFFARALTHGRRPVEVTTDKAAVYPRVLDELLPGACHVDAARENNRIETDHGRLKARIRPMRGLKRLRSVQTVSAGHALVQNIRRGHYELGIDSSPHLRLAAAFTELAAAL, encoded by the coding sequence GTGTCGGAGTTCGCCGGCTTCCGGTTCCCACCCGAGGTGATCGTCCTCGCCGTCCGCTGGTATCTGCGGTACGCGCTGTCCTACCGGGATGTCGAGGAGCTCCTCGCGGAACGCGGCCTCGAGGTTGATCACGTCACGGTGTACCGGTGGGTGCGGCGCTTCACGCCCCTGCTGGTCGACGCGGCCCGGCCGTGCCGGCACCGGCCCGGTGACAGGTGGTTCGTGGATGAAACCTACGTCAAGGTCTCCGGCCGGTGGACGTACGTGTACCGGGCTGTTGACCAGCACGGGCAGGTCATCGACGTCCTGGCCAGCACCCACCGCGACCAGGCCGCCGCCCGACGCTTCTTCGCCCGGGCGCTGACGCACGGGCGCCGCCCGGTCGAGGTCACTACGGACAAGGCCGCGGTCTACCCGCGGGTCCTCGACGAGCTACTCCCTGGGGCCTGTCATGTCGACGCCGCCCGGGAGAACAACCGGATCGAAACCGACCACGGCCGGTTGAAAGCACGGATCCGGCCGATGCGCGGACTGAAACGCCTCCGCTCCGTCCAGACCGTCAGCGCCGGACACGCCTTGGTCCAGAACATCCGCCGCGGCCACTACGAACTCGGAATCGACAGCAGCCCGCACCTGAGGTTGGCAGCCGCGTTCACCGAACTCGCCGCAGCCCTCTGA
- a CDS encoding SDR family NAD(P)-dependent oxidoreductase, giving the protein MSQQSQPVALVTGATSGIGLEIATRLARRGARVYLCARSADNVAATVKSLQEQNLAVDGRACDVTDGTQVTDLICAVVDRFGPLDILVNNAGRSGGGVTAEIADELWLDVINTNLNSVFIVTREALRAGGLAGRAGGRIINIASTGGKQGVQNGAPYSAAKHGVVGLTKAWGLELAKTGVTMNAVCPGFVETPMAQTVRGTYAKLWGVTEAEAHDRVTARVPIGRYVRPDEVAAMVEYLVSDEAAAVTAQAINVCGGLGNY; this is encoded by the coding sequence ATGAGCCAGCAGAGCCAGCCGGTGGCATTGGTCACCGGTGCCACCAGCGGTATCGGACTGGAGATTGCCACCCGGCTCGCGCGTCGCGGCGCCCGGGTGTACCTCTGCGCGCGATCGGCTGACAATGTGGCCGCGACGGTGAAGTCACTACAGGAACAGAACCTCGCCGTGGACGGCCGGGCCTGCGACGTCACGGACGGGACGCAGGTCACCGATCTGATCTGCGCGGTCGTCGACCGGTTCGGGCCGCTGGACATTCTGGTCAACAATGCCGGACGCAGCGGCGGCGGCGTCACCGCGGAGATCGCCGACGAGCTGTGGCTTGACGTCATCAACACCAACCTCAACAGCGTCTTCATCGTCACCCGGGAAGCGCTGCGCGCCGGTGGCCTGGCCGGCCGGGCGGGCGGGCGAATCATCAACATCGCCTCCACAGGGGGCAAGCAGGGAGTGCAGAACGGCGCACCATATTCGGCCGCGAAGCACGGTGTGGTGGGCCTGACCAAGGCATGGGGCCTGGAACTGGCCAAGACCGGCGTCACCATGAACGCGGTCTGCCCCGGCTTCGTCGAGACGCCCATGGCACAGACCGTCCGTGGGACCTACGCCAAGCTCTGGGGCGTCACCGAGGCCGAGGCGCACGACCGGGTGACCGCGCGTGTCCCGATCGGCCGCTATGTCCGGCCGGACGAGGTCGCCGCGATGGTCGAGTACCTCGTCAGTGACGAGGCTGCCGCCGTGACCGCCCAGGCAATCAACGTCTGCGGCGGTCTCGGCAACTACTGA
- a CDS encoding beta-ketoacyl-[acyl-carrier-protein] synthase family protein, with amino-acid sequence MKPNRRVVITGIGVRAPGGGGAKNFWNLLTAGRTATRRISFFDAGPFRSQVAGEVDFDAQAEGLTPRQIRRMDRAAQFAVVCTRDAVEDSGLELDRVEPHRIGVSLGSAVAAATSLEAEYLVLFDSGRTREMDTRHLTPHMFDHMVPSVMAAEVAWTVGAEGPVTMVSDGCTSGLDAIGHALHLIEDGVVDVMAAGATDTPISPIVLACFDAIKATTSYNDEPATASRPFDRSRNGFVLAEGCAMFVLEEYEHARRRNAEIYAEVTGYATRLNAFHMTGLKPDGREMAEAIRTALAQSRLDPSDVDYVNAHGSGTRQNDLHETAAVKASLGEHARRVPISSIKSMVGHSLGAIGSIEVAACALALRYSVIPPTANLRLPDPQCDLDYVPRVAREATLDTVLTIGSGFGGFQSAMVLRQPGGRAA; translated from the coding sequence ATGAAACCGAACCGGCGCGTGGTGATCACCGGGATCGGAGTACGCGCACCCGGTGGCGGAGGAGCCAAGAACTTCTGGAACCTTCTGACGGCCGGCCGGACCGCGACCCGGCGGATTTCCTTCTTCGATGCGGGGCCGTTCCGCAGCCAGGTGGCCGGTGAGGTCGACTTCGATGCCCAGGCCGAAGGGCTGACCCCACGGCAGATCCGCCGGATGGACCGGGCGGCCCAGTTCGCGGTGGTCTGCACCCGCGACGCGGTCGAGGACAGCGGTCTGGAGCTGGACCGGGTGGAACCCCACCGGATCGGGGTGAGCCTCGGCAGCGCTGTCGCGGCGGCTACCTCTCTGGAAGCCGAGTACCTCGTGCTGTTCGACAGCGGCCGAACCCGCGAGATGGACACCCGGCACCTGACGCCGCACATGTTCGATCACATGGTGCCCAGCGTGATGGCGGCCGAGGTGGCCTGGACCGTCGGCGCGGAGGGCCCGGTCACCATGGTCTCCGACGGGTGCACCTCCGGATTGGACGCGATCGGCCACGCGCTGCACCTCATCGAGGACGGCGTAGTGGATGTGATGGCAGCGGGCGCGACAGACACTCCGATCTCACCCATCGTGCTGGCGTGCTTCGACGCCATCAAAGCCACCACGTCGTACAACGACGAACCGGCGACGGCCTCGCGCCCGTTCGACCGATCGCGCAACGGCTTTGTCCTCGCCGAGGGCTGCGCCATGTTCGTGCTCGAGGAGTACGAGCACGCCCGGCGTCGCAACGCCGAGATCTACGCTGAGGTCACCGGGTACGCCACCCGGTTGAACGCCTTCCACATGACCGGTCTGAAGCCGGACGGCAGGGAGATGGCCGAGGCGATCCGCACCGCGCTCGCCCAGTCCCGGCTCGATCCGTCGGACGTGGACTACGTCAACGCGCACGGCTCGGGTACCAGACAGAACGATCTACACGAGACAGCGGCGGTCAAGGCCAGCCTCGGTGAGCACGCGCGTCGGGTGCCGATCAGCTCGATCAAGTCGATGGTGGGCCATTCCCTGGGCGCGATCGGGTCCATCGAGGTGGCCGCCTGCGCTCTCGCCTTGCGGTACAGCGTCATCCCCCCGACCGCGAACCTACGGCTGCCGGACCCCCAATGCGACCTAGACTACGTGCCGCGCGTGGCCCGGGAGGCCACCCTCGACACGGTGCTGACGATCGGCAGCGGGTTCGGCGGGTTTCAGAGCGCAATGGTGCTTCGTCAGCCCGGAGGACGGGCAGCATGA
- a CDS encoding ketosynthase chain-length factor — protein sequence MTQRVFVTGVGVVAPTGLGIAEYWAATLAGRSGISRFDDRHVGALAGRITGFDAARHLPGRLLPQTDVSTRLALTAADWAINDAGVRPDDRDEYDMGVMTSNACGGFDFTHREFDKLWHDGPQHVSVYESFAWFYAVTTGQVSIRHGLRGPGTALVGEQAGGLDAIGYARRAIRRGTPLVISGGVDSALGPWGRGAHLSSGTVSTTDDPGQAYLPFAAAASGHVPGEGGAILVLEGGESLDGRGDRSRYGEIAGYAATFDPAPGSGRPPGLRRTAELALEDAGVTTADVGVVFADAAGTAELDRAEAEAVTGLFGPYGVPVTAPKAGTGRLFSGGGPLDVVTACLALREGVIPPTPHDAQVAAGHRIDLVQNAPRERNMTVALVLARGRWGFNSAVVVRA from the coding sequence ATGACGCAGCGGGTCTTCGTCACCGGAGTCGGCGTGGTCGCGCCGACCGGGCTGGGTATCGCGGAGTACTGGGCGGCGACGCTAGCGGGGCGCTCCGGCATCTCGAGATTCGACGACCGGCATGTCGGGGCGCTCGCCGGCCGGATCACCGGCTTCGATGCCGCCCGGCACCTTCCGGGCCGGTTGCTGCCCCAGACCGACGTCTCTACCCGGCTGGCGCTCACCGCGGCCGACTGGGCAATCAACGACGCGGGTGTGCGCCCCGACGATCGGGACGAGTACGACATGGGCGTCATGACGTCGAATGCCTGCGGCGGCTTCGACTTCACCCACCGCGAGTTCGACAAGTTGTGGCACGACGGACCCCAGCACGTCAGCGTCTACGAGTCGTTCGCCTGGTTCTACGCCGTGACGACGGGACAGGTGTCCATTCGGCACGGCCTGCGCGGACCGGGCACGGCGCTCGTCGGCGAGCAGGCAGGCGGGCTGGACGCCATCGGCTACGCCCGCCGGGCGATCCGACGGGGCACGCCCCTGGTGATCTCCGGCGGCGTCGACTCCGCACTCGGCCCGTGGGGCCGGGGCGCGCATCTCTCCAGCGGCACGGTGAGCACCACGGATGATCCGGGGCAGGCGTATCTGCCGTTCGCCGCGGCGGCCTCCGGGCACGTCCCGGGTGAGGGCGGTGCGATCCTCGTCCTGGAGGGCGGCGAGAGCCTGGACGGGCGCGGGGACCGCTCCCGGTACGGCGAGATCGCCGGGTATGCGGCGACCTTCGACCCCGCCCCGGGGTCGGGCCGACCGCCGGGCTTGCGCAGGACCGCGGAACTGGCCCTCGAGGACGCCGGGGTCACGACCGCCGACGTGGGGGTCGTCTTCGCCGACGCCGCCGGCACCGCCGAGCTCGACCGTGCGGAGGCCGAGGCGGTGACCGGGCTGTTCGGCCCCTACGGGGTGCCCGTTACCGCCCCCAAGGCCGGGACCGGGCGGCTCTTCTCGGGCGGCGGCCCCCTCGACGTCGTCACCGCCTGTCTGGCCCTGCGCGAGGGCGTGATCCCGCCGACCCCACACGACGCGCAGGTCGCCGCTGGACATCGGATCGATCTCGTTCAGAACGCCCCGCGCGAGCGGAACATGACCGTCGCGCTGGTGCTGGCCCGTGGCCGGTGGGGCTTCAATTCCGCCGTCGTCGTCCGTGCCTGA
- a CDS encoding MBL fold metallo-hydrolase codes for MTATRAAASAVAARMTEVADGVFAYVQPDGGWCLNNAGVVVGDDGILLVDTAATERRATLLRTAVDGLSRGGVKYLVNTHFHGDHTFGNHLFADTATIIAQHGTRAEMAETGLALTGLWPEVNWGNVDPVLPTVTYHDALTLHLGRCRAELFNVGPAHTGHDTVVWLPGEKVLFTGDVVLPGCTPFLLMGTVAGSLTAVRRMRETGAQVVVGGHGTIAGPEAFDETEAYLLWLRDAAGDAMRKGLTPIQAARQCSAGRFAGWKDPERLVPNLHRAIAEHQGAPPAAALPVEPLFAEMVEFNGGHLPECHA; via the coding sequence GTGACAGCGACTCGCGCCGCCGCCAGCGCGGTGGCGGCACGTATGACGGAGGTGGCGGACGGCGTGTTCGCCTATGTCCAGCCGGACGGAGGCTGGTGTCTCAACAACGCTGGCGTGGTGGTGGGTGACGACGGCATCCTGCTCGTCGACACCGCGGCCACCGAGCGGCGCGCGACCTTGCTGCGCACCGCAGTGGACGGCCTCAGTCGTGGCGGGGTGAAGTACTTGGTCAACACTCATTTCCATGGCGACCACACCTTCGGCAATCACCTTTTCGCCGACACGGCGACGATCATCGCCCAGCACGGCACCCGGGCCGAGATGGCGGAGACGGGGCTGGCACTGACCGGCCTCTGGCCGGAGGTGAATTGGGGCAATGTCGATCCGGTGCTACCGACGGTGACCTACCACGACGCACTGACGCTGCACCTGGGCCGCTGCCGGGCCGAGCTTTTCAACGTGGGGCCCGCGCACACCGGGCACGACACCGTGGTGTGGCTCCCCGGCGAGAAGGTGCTGTTCACCGGCGACGTGGTGCTGCCGGGGTGTACGCCCTTCCTGTTGATGGGCACGGTCGCGGGGTCGCTGACCGCTGTCCGCCGGATGCGCGAGACGGGTGCCCAAGTCGTGGTCGGCGGGCACGGAACGATCGCCGGCCCCGAGGCCTTCGACGAGACGGAGGCGTACCTACTGTGGCTGCGGGACGCCGCCGGAGACGCGATGCGTAAGGGGCTGACACCGATCCAGGCGGCCCGCCAATGCTCGGCAGGCCGATTCGCCGGCTGGAAGGACCCGGAGCGGCTGGTCCCCAACCTGCACCGCGCGATCGCCGAGCATCAGGGGGCACCGCCGGCAGCCGCGCTGCCGGTCGAGCCGCTCTTCGCGGAAATGGTGGAATTCAACGGTGGGCACCTCCCGGAGTGCCACGCCTGA
- a CDS encoding nuclear transport factor 2 family protein — protein MSATAISTDVYTQVQQFYARQMHALDACRFDEYAATFTEDGEFSHTPGRPAAHTRDGIARELRAFHEERFATEPVQRRHWFNMIHLIEAPDGSLRSTFYVLVVTSRPGERQPEIAPSCVVHDVLIRADGGLLNRSRRVEHDYLLDLKRT, from the coding sequence ATGTCCGCCACCGCGATCAGCACCGATGTCTACACGCAGGTCCAGCAGTTCTACGCCCGGCAGATGCACGCGCTCGATGCCTGCCGCTTCGACGAGTACGCGGCCACCTTCACCGAGGACGGCGAGTTCAGCCACACGCCGGGGCGGCCCGCGGCCCACACCCGGGACGGCATCGCACGCGAGCTGCGGGCTTTCCACGAGGAGCGTTTCGCCACCGAGCCGGTGCAGCGCCGCCACTGGTTCAACATGATCCACCTGATCGAGGCCCCGGACGGGAGCCTGCGGTCCACCTTCTACGTGCTCGTGGTGACCAGCCGTCCCGGTGAGCGCCAGCCCGAGATCGCGCCCAGTTGCGTTGTCCACGACGTGCTGATCCGCGCGGACGGGGGGCTACTCAACCGGTCCCGGCGGGTCGAGCACGACTACCTGCTTGACCTCAAGCGCACTTGA
- a CDS encoding DsbA family oxidoreductase yields the protein MLIEVFYDVLCPWCYIGKHRLRRVLTDFPGRDEVRLRWRSYQLSPDEGRIPGPTAAEAMATWTAPDQLPVRLALIEQLGTDLGLAIDLDKARPVNTFDAHRLTHFAADHERADALVEALLRAYQAEGRNVADHLVLLELAHEVGLPEEETGAVLAGDRYADAVIADQRRAAELRVSGVPTLVVDGGRPFSGMQPPEMVRAELDRAAAASRALLHRRSPLSHGRRPVMIE from the coding sequence GTGCTGATCGAGGTCTTCTACGACGTGCTGTGCCCCTGGTGCTACATCGGTAAGCACCGGCTGCGGCGGGTCCTGACGGATTTTCCCGGCCGCGACGAGGTTCGACTGCGGTGGCGCAGCTATCAGTTGTCACCGGACGAGGGGCGCATCCCTGGCCCGACCGCCGCCGAGGCGATGGCCACATGGACCGCACCGGACCAGCTGCCCGTGCGGCTGGCCCTGATCGAGCAGCTCGGCACGGACCTGGGCTTGGCTATCGACCTCGACAAAGCGCGTCCCGTCAACACTTTCGACGCGCATCGGCTGACCCATTTCGCGGCCGACCATGAGCGGGCCGATGCGCTCGTCGAGGCGCTGCTGCGGGCCTACCAGGCGGAGGGGCGGAACGTCGCCGACCACCTCGTCCTGCTGGAGTTGGCGCACGAGGTGGGCCTGCCCGAGGAGGAGACGGGCGCGGTGCTCGCCGGTGACCGCTACGCCGACGCCGTCATCGCCGATCAGCGCCGCGCCGCCGAGTTGCGGGTGAGCGGCGTGCCGACGCTCGTCGTCGACGGCGGCCGGCCGTTCTCGGGCATGCAGCCGCCGGAGATGGTCCGCGCCGAGTTGGACCGTGCCGCAGCGGCCTCCAGGGCACTGTTGCATCGGCGGAGTCCGTTGTCCCACGGCCGCCGTCCGGTCATGATCGAGTGA
- a CDS encoding NADP-dependent oxidoreductase — MRAAAFYTFGGPEVLQVVEVATPEAGPGEVRVRVEAAGVQAYDSSVRSGWTPPGQTLRFPQIVGNDFAGVVDEIGTGVTDFRIGDEVLGWAMLASCAEYVVVPPEQVVSKPSGMTWPQAGTLSASAQTAHTALDELKVSVGDTLLIHGASGGVGTVAVQLALAAGATVIGTAGPANQDYLRSLGATPTTYGDGLVDRVRALAPGGVDVALDAAGGAALDACLEVVADRSRIGTLVDFARADELGVRFLRSQRSGQRLRAITDLYRAGRLTLTVSEVFPLDRIADAHRRIDTGHARGKTAVLLRG; from the coding sequence ATGCGGGCCGCGGCATTCTACACCTTCGGTGGTCCGGAGGTGCTACAGGTGGTCGAGGTTGCCACACCCGAAGCTGGGCCGGGAGAGGTTCGGGTCCGAGTCGAGGCGGCGGGCGTGCAAGCGTACGACTCGTCGGTACGGTCCGGCTGGACACCGCCGGGGCAGACCCTGCGGTTCCCGCAGATAGTCGGCAACGACTTCGCCGGTGTCGTCGACGAGATCGGCACCGGCGTCACAGACTTCCGGATCGGCGACGAGGTGCTCGGCTGGGCCATGCTCGCCAGCTGCGCCGAGTACGTCGTCGTCCCTCCAGAGCAGGTCGTCTCCAAGCCGTCCGGGATGACCTGGCCGCAGGCGGGCACCCTGTCGGCGTCGGCGCAGACCGCACACACCGCGCTGGACGAACTGAAGGTCAGCGTCGGCGACACTCTGCTGATCCACGGCGCCTCCGGCGGCGTCGGAACGGTCGCGGTGCAGCTGGCCCTGGCCGCGGGCGCGACGGTGATCGGAACGGCCGGCCCGGCGAACCAGGACTACCTGCGCTCGCTGGGGGCCACACCGACCACCTACGGCGACGGACTGGTCGACCGCGTGCGAGCCCTGGCACCCGGTGGTGTCGACGTCGCCCTGGACGCCGCGGGCGGCGCGGCCCTGGATGCCTGCCTCGAGGTGGTCGCCGACCGGAGCCGGATCGGCACCCTGGTGGATTTCGCCCGGGCGGACGAGCTCGGCGTACGATTCCTGCGCAGCCAGCGCTCGGGTCAGCGGCTACGGGCGATCACCGACCTGTACCGCGCCGGGCGACTGACGCTGACCGTGTCGGAGGTCTTCCCACTGGACCGGATCGCCGACGCGCACCGTCGGATCGACACCGGCCATGCCCGCGGCAAGACCGCCGTCCTGCTCCGGGGGTGA
- a CDS encoding acyl carrier protein — MSLITLEDLKKILVENSGADDSGTLDGDFAVQEFTELGYDSLALLELAAEIQRRYGIVLPDEQVMELRTPEAVLAAVNSAERLRQTS, encoded by the coding sequence ATGTCTCTGATAACCCTCGAGGACCTGAAAAAGATTCTGGTCGAGAACTCCGGCGCCGACGACAGCGGAACCCTGGACGGCGACTTCGCCGTCCAGGAGTTCACCGAACTCGGCTACGACTCGCTCGCCCTGCTGGAGCTCGCCGCCGAGATCCAGCGCCGCTACGGCATCGTGTTGCCGGACGAGCAGGTCATGGAGCTGCGTACGCCGGAGGCCGTGCTCGCCGCCGTCAACAGCGCCGAGCGGCTGCGGCAGACGTCGTGA
- a CDS encoding aromatase/cyclase gives MKGAPTVPTKHRTSHREVVAAPADLVFELLTEAERWPAIFGPNIFLRYLERTESEEHFQLWALVGGEVKTWTSRREVDRHLRTIGFRQERSQPPVAAMSGRWQVLPLPGGRTEVILDHEFTAVDDDAAAVQWISAALERNSVEELAALRRVAELGHPVAEVVFTFEDTVELTGSAEEAYDFIDRADRWPDQLPHVRRVVLTEEMPGIQQLEMDTVSGDDGSTHTTRSVRVCLANDRIAYKQTRPPSTLLGHSGVWIFHRVPDGPDSVTARHTVVLDPDALRTVLGPSSSLAEGRRYLRDALGANSRRTLAGAAAPVSSTEEREVR, from the coding sequence GTGAAGGGTGCGCCTACTGTGCCTACGAAGCACCGGACATCGCATCGAGAAGTGGTGGCGGCCCCGGCGGACCTGGTCTTCGAACTGCTCACCGAGGCTGAACGGTGGCCGGCGATCTTCGGTCCGAACATCTTCTTGCGCTACCTCGAGCGTACGGAGAGCGAGGAACACTTCCAGCTCTGGGCCCTGGTCGGCGGCGAGGTCAAGACGTGGACGTCGCGGCGTGAGGTCGACCGGCACCTGCGGACGATCGGCTTCCGCCAGGAACGGAGCCAGCCACCGGTGGCGGCGATGAGCGGACGCTGGCAGGTCCTGCCCTTGCCCGGTGGCCGCACCGAGGTGATCCTGGACCACGAGTTCACCGCGGTGGACGACGACGCCGCTGCCGTCCAGTGGATCAGTGCGGCCCTGGAACGCAACAGCGTCGAAGAGTTGGCGGCGTTGCGCCGGGTGGCGGAGCTCGGTCATCCGGTCGCGGAAGTCGTCTTCACCTTCGAGGACACCGTCGAGCTCACCGGGTCGGCCGAGGAGGCGTACGACTTCATCGACCGGGCGGACCGCTGGCCGGATCAGCTCCCGCACGTTCGCCGTGTGGTGCTCACCGAGGAGATGCCGGGCATCCAACAGTTGGAGATGGACACGGTCAGCGGCGATGACGGGTCGACGCACACCACCCGGTCGGTGCGGGTGTGCCTGGCGAACGACAGAATCGCCTACAAGCAGACCCGGCCACCCTCGACGCTTCTCGGGCACAGCGGGGTGTGGATCTTCCATCGGGTGCCGGACGGGCCCGACTCGGTCACGGCGAGACACACCGTCGTGTTGGACCCGGACGCGCTGCGCACGGTGCTCGGCCCGAGCAGTTCTCTCGCCGAGGGACGCCGCTACCTCCGGGACGCGTTGGGGGCCAATAGCCGCCGGACGCTGGCCGGCGCGGCGGCGCCCGTATCCTCCACCGAGGAGCGGGAAGTCCGGTGA
- a CDS encoding acyl-CoA dehydrogenase family protein has protein sequence MKLTTAGSTLQAAAEVAAVSAAKHVREAETDRRLPRASIDSVLAAGFARHFVPTRYGGDSGTFGALLPAVATIGASCASTAWVASLIAAAARMAAYLPEAGRAAVWAGGPDALIVAGLMPGGEAAAGGDSWRLNGQWPYVSGVDHSDWALVCARAVRDGRDEYRFFAVPRPAYRIEPTWFNVGMRATGSNTLVLDDVRVPASHSVSLRVLADGPAPGEDAPCHQVPMKAANGLTLTGPLLGAARGALHRWWSLIGPKLQRPGPAISGPVDRLAYDMVLARSGGEIDTAGLLLERVAQVLDEGAVTPYEESRNGRDCALAAEYLSAAVDRLMRGSGSRGQADGEDLGRFWRDVVCGAGHSGLQFAARAGGFARHAAEAVNDR, from the coding sequence ATGAAGCTGACCACGGCCGGTTCCACTCTGCAGGCGGCGGCGGAGGTGGCGGCGGTGTCGGCCGCCAAGCACGTGCGTGAGGCGGAGACCGACCGGCGACTCCCGCGTGCGTCGATCGACTCCGTGCTCGCCGCGGGGTTCGCCCGGCACTTCGTGCCCACGCGGTACGGGGGGGACAGTGGCACCTTCGGTGCTCTGCTGCCCGCCGTGGCCACCATCGGCGCGTCCTGCGCCTCGACGGCCTGGGTGGCGTCACTGATCGCCGCGGCCGCCCGGATGGCAGCCTATCTTCCGGAAGCGGGCCGCGCTGCCGTCTGGGCCGGCGGCCCGGACGCCTTGATCGTCGCGGGGCTGATGCCCGGGGGAGAGGCGGCTGCGGGGGGCGACTCGTGGCGGCTCAACGGGCAGTGGCCGTACGTGAGCGGCGTCGACCACTCGGACTGGGCCCTGGTGTGCGCCCGGGCGGTCCGTGACGGCCGGGACGAGTACCGGTTCTTCGCGGTGCCGCGGCCGGCGTACCGGATCGAACCGACGTGGTTCAACGTGGGCATGCGTGCCACCGGCAGCAACACGCTCGTTCTTGACGACGTGCGGGTTCCGGCGTCCCACTCGGTGTCCCTGCGGGTGCTCGCCGACGGGCCAGCTCCCGGGGAGGACGCGCCCTGCCATCAGGTACCGATGAAGGCGGCCAACGGCCTTACTCTCACCGGTCCACTGCTCGGGGCGGCCCGCGGCGCCCTGCACCGGTGGTGGTCGCTGATCGGACCGAAGTTGCAGCGGCCCGGCCCGGCCATATCCGGCCCGGTGGACCGGCTGGCGTACGACATGGTGCTGGCCCGTTCCGGCGGGGAGATCGACACGGCGGGCCTGCTCCTGGAACGGGTGGCGCAGGTGCTCGACGAGGGCGCGGTGACGCCCTACGAGGAGTCCCGTAACGGTCGGGACTGCGCGCTGGCCGCGGAGTATCTCTCCGCTGCGGTGGACCGGCTGATGCGTGGCTCGGGTAGCCGAGGGCAGGCCGACGGCGAGGATCTCGGACGGTTCTGGCGGGACGTCGTCTGCGGGGCGGGCCACAGCGGTCTCCAGTTCGCCGCGCGGGCGGGTGGCTTCGCCCGCCATGCGGCGGAGGCGGTGAACGACAGGTGA